A genomic segment from Oryctolagus cuniculus chromosome 16 unlocalized genomic scaffold, mOryCun1.1 SUPER_16_unloc_1, whole genome shotgun sequence encodes:
- the LOC127489059 gene encoding vomeronasal type-2 receptor 116-like: MFPLIFLLLFLQLCLLVTCHDDPNCFFQMERSYYKDGDIEIAAFFPIYIYLVDRMINIFKKYVTFKRFQSKNYQYALALVFAIEEINKNPQLLPNVTLGFDLYNVMHSDMMVLKNPFIWLAGLEDDVPNYTCRKQSKSVAVISGTRIAVQVGTLLELYKIPQLTIGSFEPLLSDSGQFSSLYQMAPKDTSLARGIVSLMLHFSWTWVGLAISDLPKGIQFMSNLKVELQKNGICVDFVELIPVTEESRISLQNRFHIQILKSSANVVILFCDTDSLIGISFPTWERVMTWKVWVTTSQWDFASDERHILLHSFHGTLIFSHHHGEISGFKNFLQTVNPSKYPEDIYLLRFWSLVFDCSVTGASCKTLKNCPLNTSLESLTWHHFDMSMSDGSYNIYNAVYAVAHSVHEMLLQLLEMQPGNKGEKVAFSPWQLHPFLKNLQFTNPVGDLVNLNQLRNLEAEYDILNFWNFPYGVGRKVKVGQFSPYASQSQKLSLSENSIEWATGITETPHSVCSESCSPGFRKTPLEGKPTCCFDCTPCPKNEISNQTDMDQCMKCLDHQYASTERNQCFHKKVTFLSFEDPLGMTLVCTALCFSVLTAVVLGVFVKHRDTPIVKANNRCLSYILLIALIFCFLCSLLFIGHPNTTTCVLQQTTFGVVFTVAVSTILAKTITVVLAFKVTAPGRRMRHWLIAGVPNSIIPICSLIQLALCAIWLGTSPPFIDTDAHSEHGHIILVCNKGSVTAFYCVLGYLGSLALLSFTVAFLARNLPDTFNEAKFLTFSMLVFCSVWVTFLPVYHSTKGKVMVAVEVFSILCSSAGLLGGIFVPKCYIILFRPEKNALKGLRDRIISKETDVLRSSS; encoded by the exons atgtttcctttgatttttctgttgctctttttGCAACTGTGTCTCCTTGTGACTTGTCATGATGATCCGAACTGCTTTTTCCAGATGGAACGGAGTTATTACAAGGATGGAGATATTGAGATCGCTGCTTTTTTCCCCATTTACATATACCTTGTGGACAGaatgattaatattttcaaaaaatatgtcACATTCAAACG GTTTCAGTCCAAAAACTACCAGTATGCTCTGGCCTTGGTTTTTGCTATTGAGGAGATCAACAAGAACCCCCAGCTTTTACCCAACGTGACCTTGGGATTTGATCTCTATAATGTCATGCACAGTGACATGATGGTGCTGAAGAATCCCTTCATCTGGCTTGCAGGACTGGAAGACGATGTTCCTAATTACACGTGTAGGAAACAGAGCAAGTCTGTAGCTGTAATATCAGGAACAAGAATTGCTGTCCAAGTAGGGACACTGCTGGAACTCTACAAAATTCCACAG CTGACAATTGGGTCTTTTGAACCACTTCTGAGTGACAGTGGTCAGTTTTCTTCCCTCTATCAGATGGCCCCCAAAGACACTTCTCTGGCCCGTGGCATAGTCTCCTTGATGCTTCATTTCAGCTGGACCTGGGTGGGTTTGGCCATCTCAGACCTCCCAAAAGGTATTCAGTTTATGTCCAATTTGAAAGTAGAGCTGCAGAAGAATGGCATCTGTGTGGACTTTGTGGAATTGATCCCAGTCACTGAGGAGTCTCGTATTTCACTCCAGAATAGGTTTCATATCCAGATCCtaaaatcatcagcaaatgtggTGATTCTTTTCTGTGACACTGATTCACTCATAGGCATCAGCTTTCCAACATGGGAACGTGTAATGACATGGAAAGTCTGGGTCACCACCTCACAATGGGATTTTGCCAGCGATGAGCGTCATATTCTGCTCCACTCATTCCATGGGACTCTCATTTTTTCACACCACCATGGTGAGATCTctggtttcaaaaactttcttcaGACAGTTAACCCTTCCAAATACCCAGAAGACATTTACCTCTTAAGATTCTGGTCATTGGTTTTTGATTGCTCAGTTACTGGGGCATCCTGCAAAACCTTGAAAAACTGTCCACTGAATACCTCCTTGGAATCGTTGACATGGCATCATTTTGATATGAGCATGAGTGATGGGAGTTACAACATATATAATGCCGTGTATGCTGTGGCCCACAGCGTACATGAGATGCTTCTACAATTGTTAGAAATGCAACCAGGGAACAAGGGGGAAAAGGTGGCATTTTCTCCCTGGCAG TTGCACCCGTTTCTCAAGAACCTCCAATTTACCAATCCTGTGGGTGACCTAGTGAATTTGAATCAATTGAGGAATTTGGAAGCTGAATATGACATTCTCAACTTTTGGAATTTTCCTTATGGTGTTGGACGTAAGGTTAAAGTAGGACAGTTTTCCCCTTATGCCTCACAGAGCCAGAAGTTGTCTCTCTCTGAGAATTCGATAGAGTGGGCCACAGGAATTACAGAG ACTCCACACTCAGTATGCAGTGAGAGTTGTAGCCCTGGATTCAGGAAAACCCCTCTGGAGGGAAAGCCTACCTGTTGTTTTGATTGCACACCTTGTCCTAagaatgagatttccaatcagACAG ATATGGACCAGTGCATGAAGTGTCTGGATCATCAGTATGCCAGCACAGAGCGAAACCAGTGCTTCCACAAAAAAGTGACGTTTCTGTCTTTTGAAGATCCCCTGGGGATGACCTtggtctgcacagctctgtgcttctctgtcctcactgctgtggttcttggggtctttgtgaagcaccgagacactcccatagtcaaggcCAACAATCGTTGTCTCAGCTATATCCTGCTCATTgccctcatcttctgcttcctctgctccttactgtTTATTGGTCATCCCAACACaaccacctgtgtcctccagcagaccACATTTGGAGTGGTGTTCACCGTGGCTGTTTCCACCATCCTAGCCAAAACTATCACTGTGGttctggccttcaaggtcactgccccagggagaaggatgagacacTGGCTGATAGCAGGGGTACCtaactccattattcccatctgctccctgatccaactggctctctgtgccatctggcttgggacttctcctccctttattgacacagatgctcactctgagcatggccacatcatcctggtgtgcaacaagggctcagtcactgccttctactgtgtcctgggctacctgggctccttggccctgctgagcttcactgtggctttcctagccaggaatctgcctgacaccttcaatgaagccaagttcctgacattcagcatgctggtgttctgcagtgtctgggtgaccttcttgcctgtctaccacagcaccaaggggaaggtcatggtggctgtggaggtcttctccatcttgtgctccagtgcagggctcctgggtggcatctttgtccccaagtgctacattattctcttcagacctgagaagaatgctttgaaaggattAAGGGATAGAATAATTTCTAAGGAAACAGATGTTCTCAGGAGTAGTTCTTAG